A window of Centroberyx gerrardi isolate f3 chromosome 6, fCenGer3.hap1.cur.20231027, whole genome shotgun sequence genomic DNA:
CCAAATCATCCATGTCTCTGCAGTAGATCactggctccagtgctccatgctaacactttagcaaacactatgttaaagcaatattccacttagttttaacatgggagttatttggcacttgaccaccatgaaaaccagaatataaactaatcaccaagattggatgcagctggacgagtttgtagtgttcagatttttacttccagTTAATTTGAatgagaacatagcggaggcatGTATCCCTCTACTATGTTCTCATCTATCAATAAAAATCCTATTTGAAATATGACCAAacgtcagttgaaaatcacagtagcaggatctgttgttgaatctgttcacaaacgtgttaaatgtcagttttcaggctgttttcgtggctcattcaaatgaattggaagtaaaaatctgaacgctacaaacttgtccagctgcatccaatcttggtgattagtttatattctggttttcatggtggtcaagtgccaaataactcccatgttaaaactaagtggaatattgctttaagtgaTAGTACTCCACTAACATTATCTTCATAAGTATAAAGTTGTTACTATATGGCcagtagattcatacattttaaaaatgaaatttcattaactcaatatagctgatgtaggcaggtttatttttgggacAATTCTGCTGCGCAGTgattttagctgtacacagtctatcactatggaaacagggaaagtagcccctgctagttcaaaacagtatgctCTTTCtgtatcatatttcatgtagatgttaccaatctcctacacaaaactgccaggcTTATATCATTTgagattacttaccatttagctttagagctgctacaagttcttaTGAGTgatagcctactatcactcaacatagtgtgtgctaaagtgttagcatggagcatactttcactcaacatagtgtaagaTTTAGCTGTCTATGTTCTCCTCACTTAAcagtaagttgaccaatgggacaatctctAAAAAACTCCAAAAAAAGCAAGCAATAACTGTGTCTTACTTGTGTTGACATTGCGGATGTCAGGACGCTTGCCGTTGGTGATTTTGTATCCAGGTCCGTTGCCGTATATCAGTGTGGTGTAAGGCAACATGTCTGTGGCCCACAGTGGAGATTTACCTGGAAACACACAGCAATACAACCATACACTGTGTTTaacttctctttttttaatttcacctTCTCTACTTTGATCTGAAAAACTCAGACTCTTGGGAACAGGTGCATTCTCTATATTACATCTTGAGTTAATACACACACCATCTATATCtccaaatgcacacacacacacacatacactttctctctgtcaatacacactaacacactttcACCAAACTCACACATATATCACTCACAAACACGTAgccatgctttctctctctctcttactcgctctcgtccacacacacacattacacactttctgtctctccaaacgtacacacacacactcactcatacacacatatatacatgttttctctctctctctctctcttaatctctctctctttgtcacacgcacgcgcacatacacacacacacagagaggggtCTCCAGGTCCCCAGGGTGCTGCAGGAGGTCTACAGCTTGTTGAGTGTCTCAGTGTTTCTCTCCAGATGAGCCATTAGCCTGGTGAGTCTCCCTGCTGATGAAGAGCTCAGAGTTTCACCAGCGCATTAATCACTGCTGCAccgctgggaggaggaggaggaggaggaggaggaggaagaagaggagggtaAAATAAGGATAGGacaggatggagggaaaggagagagagcggagaggcGGGGCTGGCACGAGATAACACAAGGGTTCGATTGATGTGGGCCTTTGTAGGTCGATACTgatatatttttggattgaatctTTAAATTTCATGCCAAACAAATTCccaaaaaatacaagtattcagtgttttcccccagaatgttattcttgtcagggtggaaaagcctctgaaacagcatttagaccatcatgggacactaaaactctccattgaaatccataATAATGAagttctttaattttcttttacaaaataaaatgtcattgcaggttttGTAGACTAGTTGTGGTCAATATATCAAAGGTGACACTGACATATCGGCCTAACCCTAGATGACAccttctttccctccatgtGTTAAGTTCATCTCAGGTCTCCAGCCTCCAGGTAGAagaggaaagatggatggagaagtgagagagcggggaggagagatagagagagggaggcagcaaGTGAAGTCGATAAAGAGAAAATCAAAAGGGAGATTAAGAGGCGAGGAAGATATAGAGAGCAATGCAGGGCAGGCAAACttagaggatagagagagagagagagagagagagagagagagagagagagagagagagagagagagagaggggaggatggtcacagacaggtagaaagcagaaagacaaggagagagcagagggattGAAATAGAAAGGCGAGGGAGAGAAGGGCTGCTGGCTGTACGTGTTTACCCAGGCTGTAATTGCAGgggagagaaggcagaggaAATGTCAAGCCACCGGTGGCACTGGCAGACTGGAGCTGAGAGGAAGCTAGCACAGCACTGAgaggcatcacacacacacacacacacacacacacacacacacacacacaccaacaaacacaaaatgcCACCTCTGGTGTCTGCTCTACTGtcatggggtgggggggatggatggatggagggagggaggaaaggaggaatgggagacagggggggggggggggggggactctcCTGTCATGTGTGGAACAGGAGTGGGTAGATTTGAGCTTGGTACCAAATACTTTAAAAAATGCGTCACTGTCAGGACTTGCAAATTCACTAAACCCTGtgctatggcaaagtccctgcatctgatGTGTTTTGCCATAAAGACTTCCAAAACCTGCTCATATTagatttctggggacaaagtagAGCAAtggctgatgactgacaagatattattatttagttaATAGGCCACTAAACTATCAGCTTGGAATATTGGTGCTGGATGCTCCCTGGTGTGATTTTTGGTCTTGCTTGATTTTAGCTCTAcattataatgaaaaaaataacaaatcaaaTGTGGCTGTTGTTGGGCAAGCTACTTTGAAAGTTTTACAAGCTACCAGTTACTTCACAGTGGCAGAACTGCAGCAGAGTTATGCTCAAGACAAATCTAGTTTTGTTAACTAAAGTTACTTAGAAAAAGTAGTTAAATCTTCTTTGTAAAAAGCTGCAATGTCATATAATACAAAATCACATGACTGCAAAAAATGCCACTGATTAGGATGTTAGCAAAAATAATCAattgaaagaaagataaaagaaggaaggaggaaggaattCACTGTTTTTAGTTTCGGACAGCTGCCTGTGAGAAACTCAATCAGCCAATCTTAGgatgaaaaaatgcaattcccTGTTCTTTTTTAGCCAAAAATAGTTGGGAGTTGCAGTACTTTACTACacttcaaaatgacaaaaaacaaaacaaaacaaagaaactcAAACAATTCAAACTTGAATGTAGTTGATTGAATGTAATTaagctactgcaaaatgtagttaaactactAGTTTAATTACAAGTAGTGAAACTCCCCAACACTATGGCAGGTGCCACACCTTGCTGACAGCCATGTTCACTGAGTGAACATACTTCGGTATTCGGGGCAGAATTagaggcagagcagagaaaTAGAGGAAGTCAGTTTTTAATTACCCAGAATGCTGTTCCCTCTAAAGGGGTATCCATGGATGCTAAAAGGGTGGGAGTGGTCGGCCATGACGATGGTGAGAGTTTCTTCCTCGTTGGTGAGTTCGAGGCCCTTGGCTATGGCGTTGTCGAGGGTCACCGTCTCGTGCAGCGCCATGGACGCCCGGCCGGTGTGGTGAGCCTGGTCGATACGCCCACCTGacccagagagggaggggacaAGGACGAATGCTGGTTAGGCATTGGTTCCTGGTGCTGCTTGTTAGTTTGAGTGACAGACAGGACAACAAGAACTGATTCTACATCGATGCTTTCccagaaaatgagaaaagaaacGTTCTTTGTGTTGTCAAGGAAATTAAACCGTGAATGCTCAACTTCTTTTATCCTTATTCAATCAGGCAGTCTCATTGAGATTGCGATGTCTTCTTCAAGAGAGACcagagaacaaaaagaaaatgcacaatacaattcagtcacacattccagcagtcaaacagcaacatactgtacattctacaAAGCATTCACCAATGTCgtagaaaatgtgagatatcattgctttaaaatcattTAGGGGGACAAAAACCTCTAATTTCAAAGTGTAAAACTGATCAGTCCTGGGATCTGGTACCAGAATTACCGGATTTGAAATCAAGCAGAGATGTGAAGTACAAGGGTATAGCTTCAAATGTGCAGCCTGAAAGATACATGTAGCCGAATACAATGCATTTCCCTTCTCATTGTTAGAGATGAGCAGTTTTTTATATAAACGTATGTCttgtaataaaacataaatggGAATGAATGGGATCCCACTTTCTCCAGTAGTGAACCAAAGCCAGATTTTTAGAATGACCCCATTGCTGGGAGATCAAGCTGATGCAAACATACAAAAAGAATCCACAGAATTTGGAAAAGCACACCTTTGTGTTTTTAACTCGTATGACTTTCTTCATGCCTCTGCCCCCTCCATGAGCCCTGCTCCAAAGTGAAGTAGACTCGGGTTAATAAGTTGCGGTCCCGGCGAGCTGGCGGTGATTGGGCGCACCATATGCCTGCATCTATTTATACGATCGGGCTGTTATTTTAAAGCCATTGTGAAGACACTCAACAGCACCACGGAGTCCCCGGGCGGCTGCCTCAGATTAAAGGGGAGATGGATGAGGGGGCTGCGGAGCCGGCGGTGTGGAACAGAAACACGTCAGCCGACCGCACACCACTAGCCCACACTGCGGCAAACCCATTGAGCTGCATGCAGAATCAATGTCAAGTCACCGGATGTGCTGCAGGTACACATTGTTCTCTAACTCCATGTATTTGGGAGGTTGTGGCTACAGCGAGGAAGACGAGGCTCGCCTCAAACTGGCCCAGTTCCAGTATCGATGTCGCCATCGTACGAATGCACAAACATATTGGCAGCTTGAcatttcaacaaatcaaatcaattaaTGTACAGGTGTTCAACTGCCACTTGAACTTACTCACTACATGATTATTATAGGATCAATTAATCAATCGATCTACTGCCTATTTTTAGCTGGagcccctcccttcttcccccaCCCTAGGGATTTCATTATCCTCACTTTGTCtgattgattgacagattgGGTGATGATGGGGAACGTGAGGAAGGGAAACAGGGTCGGATGGAGCTTTCGTCCTCACCCTCCACCAGCAGGAAGAAGCCCCTGGGGTTTTTCCGGAGGATGCGGATGGCCTTTTCCGTGGTCTCGACGATGGATGGGTCCATGCGTGGGTCTCTCTCCGCTTCGAAGCGCAGATCGCCAGGCTCAAACAgagctgagggaggagagagacacagcagaTAAAGAAGCTGCACTATTTGCAAGATTTTtaggtaaaaatacacccggcttatcagtctaaatcacaaagtggggctgcgaCAGAGAAGAGCGTGCTGTAGATTTTGCCCAAATTACATTTTAGTTTTGGGTTTAGTCGCTGGTGGAAAATCTTCTCGgcacacagaaagtgacaaatcaaaactgaagCAATAATCGATTGCtcaaagctggactcaccacaAATGgttgaacctcttcaccacctccaccccaccacacactaagaagacaTTTACTACAACATgctacatgatttctgggtaatgaagtccttcaaactttaaaaaattcTGAATTATCTCTCACTGCCACTCGGGgctgccaaagtgcaaagttgcctagtgcagctttaaggttcGGACATGAAGATCAGTCCATGATAACTTAGAGAATACttcatgcatacagtatattcactagctaaataataaatatataagctGTGCCTGTGCTGACTACACTACGCTAACCCAgtattttccatacttttctaTCCGTTTTCCTTTCCCCCTCATTGAACTCTCTCCCAATTGTCTCCAAGGCTGTGAACACAGCCGACGTCCACTTGCGTTCCAGCAAATAACTGTATGGTTGATAACAAATCTGACTGTGTAAGGAGTGTTTTCTATTTCTTCGAGACTGTTCTTTCTCTCAGACTGTGAGAGACTGTGTCACTCCATGCAGACTGCAATAAAAGCtatatctattttattctagTACTGAGGTGTGTGCTATTTGTAAAAGTTACAGATTGCATTAGTATCTGGACCCTAACAAAGAGCGGTATTGGATGTACTATACAGTAGTACTACACTCATACtctttattagcattattagaTATTTAGCCTAAAATGGATTTAATGGATTTCTAAAAGATATTTAGTAATTTTGAATGTGAAATCACAGTTGAACATTGATTTCATCAAGTTTGGGTAATGTCAACAAACACTGTTGCCTACAAACCATAACTATGACAAAAGagccaagctgtgtgtgttgctgtactATGAAAACATTATCTAGGTCAGGTGGTTTGCAGGAGGTGAGAGATGAGTAGTGTATTCAAGACAATGCAGGATGAAATTAAtcgagtgagcgagtgagtgaacCAAGGACACTACTTGGCTTATTGTTGTTGTGGACTTCAAGGGATCGACGGGAATGTTTGGCCTTCATTTACAAACCTCtgctgaaaagaaaagcaagagAATGCAAAGGGAACGGATGAAAAATCACTCACCCATGAGGTAATCCGTGGTGTCAGGGTCAACCGCGTCAaaatctgttctgttccatACGTAGCGGGCTacctgtggcacacacacacacacacacacacacacacggagagggAAGAGtaaatgtctttgtgtgtgttatgagtCACTGAAAGAGCTTTTCTGTGCTGCATGAGTCGCTTTCTGTTGTACAATGTCCTCAAACTGCGCAAAGTTTACTCACCTACTTGTATTTATCAGTTTACAGTTGATGAATTcatgaattcattcattcaggcccttttaaacatcaatatcttattgtcaaatgaattgcgatatcttggtataaatactgtaaacaaatgagaccatagtTGAGACAAACAGCAGCCTCTATCTCACCCCAGTGGCATTGTTAGTGctaatgtttctcaaaatgaagacaaaaTTTCCCAGaaaccccattgcttcctgACACTGCCCTCTTCGTATTCTTTGCTTCTTTGGTCaaagttttgtctttgtttttactgAAGACGACAAACATGTTGGAAGCAATTTTTCCATCaacctttccctccttccaccatctgccagaaactctgaaagcttaaCTCGGTTtacactggaagaacagcgccctcttcctgttttgtgccataaagcaacttattgtgccgtaaagcaatacagcagatttcccgccaaatttGACCCAGTGACACACATTACGCAGTGTAGAGGCAgctagaggctgccagtcttctcagcgatagtcttgtttgtttacagtaattatactaatgtctcaaaatgaatgcagtaatgatttattgatgttaaaatgctacatgcagcaccttAAATTAAGCGTTTGCATGTGCGTAAGTGTGCCATTCTTGAGTGTTACTTCACTCTGTTGTTGTCTGTAGAGCTTCATCTCACTTAGTTTAACTGTCTCTTTCTTGGATGAATACAGATGGATAGAGTGCTTTCCGATGTCAGGCTGACTAGATACAGACATGACTGGTTTGTTCACAATATATTTATACTGGCTATAAAAATAAGCCACCTCCCTTTGACTTTTTGAAATTTGTTCGAAATACATCTCCGCCTAAAAGTACAGATCAGTAGACTTTCTCTTCTCTAATTCTGCTGTGGAAGTCAGTGTAGAAATTGGacagaaaaaaatcttttgaaTAGGGCATCCTCTGTACTTTTATATAtagtgatggagggatgatggtttattttttctttgagaCCTCAGGAACTGGAATGCCATCCAAAAGTGACACAGCTACTCCACACTGTGCTCCAGCCTATACTCTAAAACCCCATTAAGATGTGTTGAAGGGAGCCTGTATACTTCCTAGCAAGAAAGGTAAAATCAGAGCGACTTTTACAGCCGCTGTAGCTTTCCATCGACAGAAACTgggcgagagagacagaacgatcatctctttttttcctttattcaaTAACACATTAACATAAGCTCGCTCTCGGGCTTGTCTTTCCGATTTCACACCTGACTGCCCTCCGATTCCCAAAAGTTTTCACTAAGTTTGCCACTActccctgcagctgcagctgtaTGGACGTTGAAACTGAAGCTGTACCTTCCCCGTCTTCATGCTCTGCCACTCGTCGATTAGGTTGCGTCCATCTTGTCTTTTGCCCCTGATGGAGAAATCCCAGGGGTATTCTGGGTCCTTGGTGCCCTTAGGGGTCATGTACTTTCTACCACCGCCAATGAtcacctggaaacacacacacacactaatgccaTCTACCTCCTAAaacacagaatccaatttgaaaatactgaaaaaaatcacattttagcCCAGCTGCTGGCCACTAATATCGTGTTCTACTATTACTTTATCAATACACAACTTTTACTAGGCATAAACTGGGACCTCTGAAAGCCTTACGTCTATGTCTGTGTTGTTAAGGAGCTGAGAGGCGATGTCGGTGCAGCCGGCCGCCTTGGCGGCATCAGGCATGTCGGCGTCGCTGTACCACTTCCTGCTGGCGCTGTGGGCGTAGGAGGCGGCTGGGGTGGCGTGCTGCACCCGCGTGGTCGTCACAATGCCAACAGACTTACCTGGGAGAGAAAGGTTGATTGTGtttaatgaaatgacagcatgTACATTTAGATTTGTCCAGAGTGGAACTTCATCACTGTTAGTGCTTCTTAAAGTGTCTCGTATACAGCTGCAATACACAAGGCCTTTTATGAActcactcttacacacacataggcagatgcacaaacaggcatgtacacacaaaaaAGGAAAGTTTTTCAAGGTTTCTTGGATAGTGGTTTAATATAGAAACATAATGACCCACTTAacctctgatttgttaaaatgaagataaaacaagccagaataaagaacccagtgtggttcttgAAGAATTCTTTGAATACTGTTGATATGGAGCATGTCATGCATTCTTAAAGGGGCTTTAAGTAATGTATGACCTGTATCGACCTCTactggtgaccagtaggaattgcaacaacatcgactTGCTTCACCTTCTGTCCGCTTGAGCTAAAGAGTAaaattttcacaacagagaggagtaagctagctcaTTAGAGCAGAGATTCAACAGAAAGATCTTGTGAAGAGgaaatatatcaccatgctaaatactggaataataatactgctttgtcatttgctttgttGGCTTGAGATGCCGGTCGCTCAGATGTAGCACCTTGTTGAGCAGTTAATAAACCAGTAGGTGGGGGATttggagtgtcttgaaattccagtacagtacagtaaccTTCCCACCCATACtggtactgtactgtactgtactgtacacagtACAAGCCTGACAATGAGTTTTGAATGCCAGAAGTCTCAGCACATGGGCAAAGTAATCGCTGGTATTGTTCCTATTGTACCTATATTGTAACCTTATCAACCGCTACAgctatattatggtcattttatgtaatggggcagtaaaaatcttacttattacACCTTTAAATGGGTCTTTACAGGATCATAAAGGGTCTATATAGAAACATTTAAGCGGTGCTATAAAGAAACCTtcctaaaatgtttttttatggcACCAAACAGTGTTCCGTTATGGTACACGCCTAAAGAGCCATTTTCtggtactacacacaaacacacacgcgcatgcgcacacacaccccaacagaATGAGTGTCAGTCTCCAGCGCGGTGCGGGGGTCAGGGTCGCGGCATGCTGCGTGTGTCATGAGATATTTATGGCCGTTGATAACAGGGGAACATGATAAGAGTCAAGGTGCTTCTCTCAGCAGGAGATTATCCTTCAGTCCAACCGGTGGCCGGGGGCGCGCGCTGCCCCGGACTCCCCGGTGGCCCGTTAATACCTACCGCTCTGACGGGGCGCCGCGGCTCACAGCAGACCGCTCGGCTGTAAAATTGGGCTTTTGCTGAGGTTGTGGAAGGAGACACGGCGGATTTTCTTTTGTCAGAAGCCAGAGCTAAAGTGTGACACGGCAAGTGGCCTCTTCAATACAAATACTCCGTCACGAAATCCCATTTAGTCGCGGCACCGTTTGAAAACAGGCCGCCGTTATTTTCCCTCTGTATTGTCACCCGCTACGTTTGCTCGCGTGAGTCTATCCGCATTAGCATATACATTACCATTAACATTAGTGTAACAAATGTTGAATTAGTTCATCCTTTTAAGTGGATTTGTAgtagaagtgggcttgtgactggaaggttgccagttcaaatccaATTACTGTgtaagtgcccttgagcaaggcactggaTCCTCCAGCTGAGCTGCTcagaagactggttgtactgggcagctcccaggtgggactgtgtgtcactgtatgaatgtgaatcagggtgttgctggaaaagagcatggagctcagtcgactttcccaggataaataaaggttaaatataataataataatgtagtgCCTTCTGGTTCTTTTATTCCcttgtcaaagcactttgtaaactgctttaaaaagctgctatacaaataatgtctattgttgttattataatATTGTCCTGTAGTAGACTTACCGGCGTCTTTGGCCCATTTGAGGATGGACGTGACCTCGTTGCCCTTCTGAGTCTTGCAGACGCCGTTGCGGGCCGCTGCATTGACTCCGACGGTGTTCAGGTTGGTTTTCACTCCGCACAGGTaggctgtggctgtggctgcaCTGTCTGGGATCTGGAAGTCTACACTGTAggtctagacacacacacacacacacacacacacacacacacacacacacacaaagatgagcttgaagaagagaggacaaaatatgatgaaactgtaatgatccCTGGCTAAATCttttcttaaaacccatttttatacaCTGTAACAATTTTTGGATTCTTAATTCTTTGTCCTTTTTATTATTGAatgatttaattaatttaatttctgATTTCTATGTAATCTCTTGTTCTTATGTAATATGTTTTACCTATGTAAAGCACTTGGTcaacttgtttttgaaaagctgccttacaaataaaatgtaattattattattattattttatatgaaTAACAACATGTATGCAGGGTGTGTAAAATAAGAGCAGTAGAGAGTACTAAGAAAAATATGTGTAGTATAATTCTAAGAATTATTATAATATGTATGTGTAATGTACAAACTATGAAATGCGTGcatgtataaaataaatataagattctaaaaatatcaagatatatgcaatatataacagatgagaaaaatatatgaagagaaacacacacattcatttacagTGCATGTATATTTGTAAGTGTCAATGCAAATGAACACATGCATCCATAATGGTATGTaggtactgtatgtatacattcacacacaagtgcacaacttgatgaagaaaataatatatTAGTGATCCCAATACCACATACTGCATCTCTATATTGGTATCATATAATAGCTATACATCAAGGTAAAAAGTACATAAATATGCATGGAGTGACACCTCTCTCACAGTGGATGCATGGCCGTGGGGCTGAT
This region includes:
- the LOC139927474 gene encoding alkaline phosphatase; translation: MESARVATVSLLLLVAFGSTAAKVEEENPEFWRSQAQKTLQAALDRKLNTNVAKNILFFLGDGMGITTYTAARILKGQLQNQTGEETVMTMDTFPHVGLAKTYSVDFQIPDSAATATAYLCGVKTNLNTVGVNAAARNGVCKTQKGNEVTSILKWAKDAGKSVGIVTTTRVQHATPAASYAHSASRKWYSDADMPDAAKAAGCTDIASQLLNNTDIDVIIGGGRKYMTPKGTKDPEYPWDFSIRGKRQDGRNLIDEWQSMKTGKVARYVWNRTDFDAVDPDTTDYLMALFEPGDLRFEAERDPRMDPSIVETTEKAIRILRKNPRGFFLLVEGGRIDQAHHTGRASMALHETVTLDNAIAKGLELTNEEETLTIVMADHSHPFSIHGYPFRGNSILGKSPLWATDMLPYTTLIYGNGPGYKITNGKRPDIRNVNTKSKDYVHQSAAPMESDTHGGEDVPVLARGPMAHLFQGVHEQNYIAHAMAYAACLGTDLRHCQGPQQTSASPPVVHTSPPVVHTSPPVVTSNDKNRALAFNAGGALASLSGALLSALLPLAMMM